AGCCGAACTGACATACTTTCGGAAATAAAGAAGGCTGAAGCGGCGGCTGACGCCAAGGTCGAAAAGGCCGAGGCAGACAAAAAAGCAGCTATCGCAGAGGCCCGCAGAGATTCTGTGAAGAGAATTCAAGATGCTGAGGCAGAGATGCGCAGCAGCCACGAATCCGCAGTCGCGGATGAGCAGAGGTCGCTTAATGAAAAGAGGGAGGAACTTCTTGCCGCCGGTGAGAACGAGGCCAAATCCATTGAGAAATCTTCTGCCAAAAAGATCAAAGAAGTGAATGAATTTCTAATCGAAAAATTCGAGAGGACCATAAATGTCACTTCCTGAGTCGATGAGTAGGATCGTGGTAGTGGGCACCAAATCCCGCTTGGAGGAGGCCATTGAGGCCTTCTACAGCGTAAAGGCGCTCCACGTGATAGATCATACCAGCGGCGCGGACGGTATGTCCATCGGGACTCCCCTGCCAACGAACGCCAAAGCATCCGAGAGGTTGCTCAGGGTGAAGGCAATGGAAAAAGAGCTCGGAATAGGAGATACCACCGAGACGGCCCGGGTTTCTGTAGGAGAAATAAGGGGCCAGATATCATCCGGCAGCATCGAGGACGTCGAAGCCGAGGTCCTGAGGGTGCTTGACGTAAGGAATGGTCTCAATCAGAGGATCACTGAATTAAACATTAAGAAAAAAAGTTTAGAACTTCTCGCGGCGTTCCCCGTGGACCTTGAACTCTTTTCGGGGTACAGGAGTCTGGCGGTCATCGCCGGAACGGTGAAAGGAGATCCCTCCGAGGCGCTCAAAGCGCTTGAGGACTCCGAGGTCTTCGTCTCTTTCAAAAAGAAAGAAGGCGGGACGGTGGCAGTGTTCGTAAGGGCTGAGGACGAAAGCAAAGCGTCGTCGATACTCTCCGAGTACGGCTTCGCGGAGATAGCCGTGCCGGAAGGAGAAGGGCCGGTGTCTGAGGCGCTCGTTGTGACCAACGAGAACCTGACGGACCTCGCCGCAAAATTGGACTCAGTAGAGAAAGAGGTCGAAGCGCTTCAGATGAAACACAAAGCATTCCTGCGTGCGTCTGACGAGGAGCTCACGATCGAGATCGAGAAGGGAGAGGTCCCGCTCAGGATCGCTACTGGGGAATACACATACATAATGGACGCATGGGTGCCTACGAAGAAACTGCAGGCGGTGTCGGCCGAACTGGAATCAAGGTTGGGCAATGACATTCACGTAGAATTCGAGGAGACCCGCGGCAGAAACCTGCACGAAGAGGAAAAAGCGGAGGAGAGATTCAAGACCGCACCCTCTAAGGGCAACAACGGAATAATCGCAAAGGAGTTCGAGTATGCCACAAGTCTGGTCTCGACCCCGAAATATCAGGAGATCGATCCTTCGATCCTGATCATGTTCTTCCTTCCGTTGTTCTTCGGATTCATGATAGGGGACTGCGGTTACGCGATCCCGTTCATAATAATCGGAGCGTACGGCCTCAAGGTCACGCACCACAAGGACTGGCGCGCGATCGCCACGGTGCTGTTCTTCGGAGGCATATGGTCATTCGTCTTCGGGTTCTTCTTCTTCGGAGAAGCGCTCGGAATGCACTTTATCGGCGAACACGGCGCATGGGCTCCGCCTGTGGGTATTACGTGGGAAGGACTGCTCGGCATAAGCCTGCCGGACTGGTTCAGCGGGATAATGGTCAACGGTCACGGGGTTTCGAAGCTCGGGGACCAGGTAGTCATGCTGCTGAAGCTCACGATCTACGTGGGAATAATCCACATCATGATAGGATACATATGCGGCTACATGAACATAAGGAGACAGCACAGCAGCAAACACGCCTTCCTTGAAAAGGGCGGATGGATCATCCAGTTCATTGGAATGGTGGTGTTATGTTATGCGCTGACCCAGTGGCTGTTCAGCAGTGTAGATATGGAGGGACTGGTCCTGTATCTCCTCATAACAGGGGTCGCGCTGCTCGTAGTGGGGGTGGCACTGAATATCAAGATGGAAGGCGCCCAGGCGATACTTGAATTGCCGGGCATCCTCGGAATGATATTGTCATATGCACGTTTAGCGGCCATTGGAATGTCCAAGGCCGGCATGGCTATGGCTTTCAACTACATCGTGTTCGGATTGCTCATGGGAATGACCCACGCAGTAGTCTGGCCAAGTGCATACATACTCATACCGTGTTTGTTATTCTTAGGTTTCCTGCATTTCGTCGTATGGACATTGGGAATACTGTCGGCGGGACTGCACGCCTTAAGGCTGCAGTTCGTGGAGCTGATGACCAAGTTCTACGAAGGAGGCGGAACGGAATACGAACCGTTGAAGATCAAACGCATTAAAACATTCTTAACAAAAGCGGAAACAAATAGAGAGGTATAAAAATGGCATTGGAAGGAGATGCAGCAGGATACGCTGCAATAGGAGCGGGACTCGCCGTCGGGCTTTCCGGTATCGGGTCAGGAATGGGAGAGAAAGACGCGGCTGCGGCGGCAATAGGAGCCATAACCGAGGACAAGGGCATGTTCGGAAGGGCAATGATCTTCGTGATCATTCCCGAGACCATCGTCATCTTCGGTCTTGTCATAGCTATCATCGCACTCTTCGCATTGTAAGCATCTGAGGCCTTAATATGGCATTAGATAACGTCATGAAGGAGATCACGGCGTCCGCCGAGCTGCGGGCAGGCGAGATAGACTCGCAGGCCAGAGCGGAAGTGAAGGCCATCCTGGCCGAGGCGGAGGCAGTTATATCTGACATGAAAGAAAAAGAGGACAAGAAGCTCAAAGAGGAAATTGAGCGTCTCAAACGCCAGGAGCTTTCAAGCGCGGAGCTGGAAAGCAAGAAGATAGTCCTGTCTAAAAAGAAGGAGATCCTGGCCGAGGCTTTCGAGACGATGCTCGCCGACCTCGAGGCTGCTCCCAGGGACGTTAAGCTGGAGCAGTACAAGAGGATGGTGGACTCAGCAAAGACCGTCATCGACAAGCCAAGGGCGGTGATATCTCCGAAGGATGACTTCACAGCAAAGGATCTCGGTGTCAAATCGGTCAAGACGGACCCGAAGGTACGTGCGGGCATGATCCTCCAGAGCGAGGACGACACCGTAGAGGTGGACATGCAGTACGAGACGATCCTTCAGACGATCTGGGACAGTGAGATAAAGGCTTTGTCCGACATCCTGTTCGGGTGAGACACATGTTCGGGCGCAACAGAAGCAAAGGCAACTATGCGTACACCTCGGCCAGAGTAAAGGCCAAGAAATCCCTCTTGATGAAAGAGGAGGATTACGACAAGATGCTGATGATGACCGTGCCGGAGATATCCCGCTACATAAGCGAGACCGGATACAGCAAAGAGATGACGGACCTGGCGGGAAGAATGTCGGGGCTCGATCTTCTTGAGCATGCAACCCATCTGAACATGGCAAAGGTGTTCAGAAGCATCCTCTCGACGTCTACGGGAGAGCTTTACAGTATGGTATCCGCATATCTTGACAAATGGGACGTATGGAACCTGAAGGTCATACTCCGCGGGAAGTCATACGGTCTGGACGCGGACGGTATCCGAGAGGACCTCGTTCCCGCGGGCCGCGTCGGCGCCGAATCATTGGAAAAGCTGATCTCTATCGACAATGTCGACGACATCGTTTCAAACTTCGGGAAGATGGCTCACGTGAACATCCCCGCGGAGGTCCTGTCCGCCTATAAGGCGAGCGGCAACCTGGGGGAGATCGAGGACTTCTTGGATATAATACACTATGAGAGACTGATACGCAGCATCGACCCGCTGTCGAGACCCTCGTACATCTTCCTCACCTATATCAGGGAGCAGGTGGACATAAAGAACTTCGAGACCATCCTGAAGCTTAAGGCCGAAGGTATCTACGGAGAACAGGTGATGAAGTACATCATCCCCAGAGGGAGAAGGATAGACGAGAGGCTACTGGCGCTTCTGGCCAACGCGGAGACCATCGATTCGATGATGTCCGAGCTGTCTCAGCTCGAATTCGGCGAGGAGATAAGAGGCGCGCTGGAAGCCAGCAATATCAGGGATGCCGTGCTGACGCTTAAGAGATACGAGATGAAGAAAGCGAAGAAGTTCTCGCACCTGTATCCGCTGTCCGTGACCCCGGTGATCGACTATATGATTAACAAAGAGAACGAGGTCAGGAACATCAGGATAATAGCCAGGGGAACGCAGAGCGGTCTGAACAGAGAGACAATCAAAGGACTGTTGGTGATCTGATGGAGATAGCAGTAGTGGGCAGCGAGGAATTCGTGCTGGGGTTCAGATTGGCTGGGCTGAGGCGCGTGTTCGTGGCGGACGAAAGCAACTACCAGAACGTAATAGGGGCGGCCATGTCAGACGCCGACATAGGCATCCTGGCGGTCGATGCGGAGGATCTGAACTACCTCCCGCATAACGTGAGGTCGAAGGTCCTTGATTCAATCCGGCCCGTGGTCGTACCGGTGGGCGGAGACGAAAGCGACCTTCGCGAGAAGGTCAAAAGAGCAATTGGCGTTGATTTATACAAAACAGAGGATGAGTAAATGAGTACAAAAGGTGTAATCTACAGGGTCGCAGGTCCTGTGGTGACGGCAACCGGGATCACCCCCAAGATGTATGATGTGGTACAGGTAGGGAACGAAGGTCTCATGGGCGAGGTCATCAAGATCGTAGGCGACTACTCTATCATCCAGGTTTATGAGGATACTTCGGGCGTAAAACCCGGAGAGCCGGTCACTAATACCGGGCTCCCTCTTGTCGCGGAACTCGGTCCGGGACTTCTGACCTCCGTTTATGACGGGATTCAGAGGCCGCTTCCCGTTCTCAGGGACAAAATGGGGGATTACATCTTCCGCGGTGTTTCCGCACCTGGACTGGAAAGAGAGAAGAAGTGGGAATTCAAGCCCACCGTAAAGAACGGCGAAGAGGTCGAGGCGGGACAGGTGATAGGTACCGTCATGGAAGGTCCGATGCTCCACAAGATCATGGTCCCTCCGACATTCAGAAAAGGAAAGGTAAGCGACATATCCGCAGGCAAATACACTGTCGAGGATGTAGTGGCGAAGGTCGACGGACAGGACGTGTGCCTGATGCAGAAATGGCCGGTCCGTGTATCGAGACCGGTGAAAGAAAAGCTGCAGCCGGACATACCGCTGGTCACCGGACTCAGGGTTCTGGACACGATGTTCCCCCTTGCGAAGGGCGGAGCGGCGGCCATTCCCGGCGCGTTCGGCACCGGAAAGACGGTCACGCAGCAGTCCTTGGCCAAATATTCCAATGCAGAGATAGTGGTATACATAGGATGCGGCGAACGCGGCAACGAGATGACCGAGGTTTTGACAGAATTCCCGGAACTGGTCGACCCGACCACCGGAGAGTCCCTGATGAACAGGACGGTCCTGATCGCGAACACATCCAACATGCCGGTGGCGGCGAGAGAAGCGTCCGTTTACACAGGCATCACGATAGCAGAATACTTCAGAGACATGGGATACGACGTCTCGCTGATGGCGGACTCCACCTCAAGGTGGGCGGAGGCCATGCGTGAGATATCGTCAAGACTGGAAGAGATGCCCGGAGAGGAAGGATATCCCGCGTACCTTGCGGGCCGCCTCTCGGAATTCTACGAGCGCGCCTGCCGTGCAAAGGCACTTGGCGGCGAGACCGGATCGATCTCCGTCATCGGAGCGGTATCCCCTCCAGGAGGGGACCTGTCCGAGCCGGTCACGCAGAACACTCTGCGTATCGTCCGTGTGTTCTGGGCGCTTGACACCAAACTGAGAGAGAGGAGGCACTTCCCAACCATCAACTGGCTGACATCATACTCAATGTACGATAAACAGCTCAGCAGCTGGTACAAACAGAATGTGGCGGAGAACTTCCCGGACCTCAAGGCGTGGGCGATGCAGGTCCTTCAGAAAGAGTCGGAGCTGCAGGAGATCGTGCAGATGGTCGGATCAGACTCTCTGCCGGACGAGCAGAAGATGACGCTGGAGGTCGCAAGGATGATCCGCGAGATATACCTGCAGCAGAACGCCTACCACCCCGTGGACGCGTACTGCCCCATAAGCAGACAGTACACTATGATGACCCTCATCAAGAAATATTCGGATCTCGCGGCCAACGCGCTCGCGTCCGGAGTGCAGGTCGACAAGATAGCGTACCTGCCGGTGAGGCAGAGGTTCAACCAGGCCAAATATGAAGAGAACGTTGACGCTGAACTCGAGGCCGTGTCCAAGGACATGGAGGAGCAGTTCGAAGGACTGAGGGCGTGAGAACAATGTCAAAAGCAAAAGTATCCAAAGAGTACAAGACGGTCTCCCAGATAGCCGGACCGCTGGTCTTTGTCAAGAAGACGGAACCGGTCGGCTACCAAGAGATGGTCAGCGTAAGACTTTCCGACGGATCGATGAAAAGAGGCCAGGTCCTCGACACATCCGACGAGATCGTAGTCGTCCAGATATTCGAGGGCACCTCAGGCATAGACAGGCAGGCGTCCGTGAGGTTCCTCGGCGACACCATGAAGATGCCCGTCTCAAAGGAAATGCTCGGAAGGGTCCTGTCCGGAGCGGGAGAGCCTCTCGACGGAGGAGCAAGGATCGTTCCCGACAAGGAACTTGACATAGTCGGAGCGGCCATCAACCCCTGGGCAAGGGACAGTCCGGCCGATTTCATTCAGACCGGCATTTCGACGATCGACGGAATGAACACCCTCGTCAGGGGACAGAAGCTGCCTATATTCTCGGGAGCCGGACTTCCTCACAATGAGATCGCCCTGCAGATCGCGAGGCAGGCGAAGGTCCTCGGAGAGAACGAGGAGTTCGCGGTGGTGTTCATCGCGCTGGGTATAACGAACGAAGAGAAGCAGATGTTCATGAAGGAGTTCGAGAGGACCGGCGCTCTGAAGAGCGCGGTGGTCTTCCTGAACCTTGCCGACGACCCGGCGGTCGAGCGTATCGTCACGCCCCGTCTCGGTCTGACAACGGCGGAATACATGGCGTTCGAACTCGGAATGCAGGTTCTTGTCATAATGACGGACATAACCAACTACTGCGAAGCACTGCGTCAGGTCGGCGCGGCGAGAGAAGAGGTTCCCGGAAGACGCGGATACCCCGGCTACATGTACACCGACCTTGCTCAGCTGTACGAGCGCGCGGGAAGAATCAAAGAGAAGAAAGGTTCGATCACCCAGATCCCCATCCTCTCGATGCCGGGCGATGACATAACCCACCCGATCCCCGATCTTTCAGGGTACATCACCGAAGGGCAGATAGTTCTTTCAAGAGAACTGCACCGCAACGGTATCTACCCGCCGGTGAACGTTTCGTCATCCCTGAGCCGTCTGATGAACTCCGGTGTCGGAAAAGGCAAGACCCGCGATGACCACAAAGCGGTATCGGACCAGCTGTACGCTTCGTATGCGGAAGGCAAGGACCTCCGCGGCCTGGTGGCCATCGTCGGAAAGGACTCGCTATCTGCAAAGGACAGAAAGTTCCTGGACTTCGCGGACATATTCGAGGACCGCGTCGTCCGCCAGGGCCTTGATGAGGACCGTTCGATAGAAAGGACCCTTGAGATCGCCTGGGAGATCATGAGAGAGCTTGACGTGGATCAGCTGACGAGGATCGACCGTAAATACATCGAGCAGTATCTGAAGAAGTGAGCACATGGGAAGCCAAGATATCACCCCGACCCGTTCGGTCCTTCTGGACCTCAAGAAAAAGATCAAGCTGTCCGAGAGCGGATACAAGATCATGAAGATGAAGAGGGACGGCCTCATCATCGAGTTCTTCGAGGTTCTGGAAAAGGCCAAGAAGATGCGTAAGGGTGTTTCCTCTGATTATGAGGCGGCGATGGAGAAGATAACCATCGCGCGCGCTGTCGAAGGGGAGATCGCCGTTAAGAGCGCGGCATACGCCCTCAAAACGGAACCGCAGGTCAAACTTGGCAGTAAGAGCATAATGGGAATGATGGTCCCTAAGGTGGAGGCCACTTCGATCCGCACCAAGATGACCGAAAAGGGATACGGTGTGGTCGAGACGTCCGCCTATATCGAAGAGGCCGCGATGGCCTTTGAGAAGCTCCTCGACACCCTGGTCCGCGCGGCCGAGGTCGAGACCACCATGAAGAAGCTGCTGGATGAGATAGAGAAGACCAAGAGGAGGGTCAACGCCCTTGAGTTCAAGATCATACCCGAGCTCAAGGAGTCGGAGAGGTTCGTCAAGTTCCGTCTCGAAGAGATGGAAAGGGAGAACACGACCCGCCTCAAACACCTGAAGAAGAAAGGAGAGGCCGCAGAGTGAGATCTTTCAAGGAGCGCGTGAACGAGATAAACGAAGACCCGAAAAAACTGAGAAGGGTCTTCACATTCATCTGGGCCACGGCGTACCTCATGCTCATCCTCGGTTTCATCCTGATCGTCCTGGTCTTCGTTTACGCCCTTTAAACCATTTAAAACAAATTCTTTTTTCTGGAAGTTTATTAAAACACAGATCCGTTCATTTAGTGAAATCCATCATCTTCACGGCGCCCGTGCCCAAGTGGACGACCGGCATTATCGCCGGATTCGGGTTAAAATTATGCGCCCTTTGGTATTCGGTCTGGTCCTGCCACGCGGATGCGTTTATGATCTTGGTGCCGCGGTAATCCATCTTTCCAGCGCCGTGCACATGGCCGGAGACGAATATGTCCGGGGCCTTCTCTATGATCAGGTAATCCTTCTTCTCCGGCGCCATGGCCGTTTTCCCTCCGTACATGGGGGAGAGGTGGCGTCTGATCAGCATCTCCTTCATTACGC
This genomic interval from Candidatus Methanoplasma cognatum contains the following:
- a CDS encoding V-type ATP synthase subunit I; translated protein: MSLPESMSRIVVVGTKSRLEEAIEAFYSVKALHVIDHTSGADGMSIGTPLPTNAKASERLLRVKAMEKELGIGDTTETARVSVGEIRGQISSGSIEDVEAEVLRVLDVRNGLNQRITELNIKKKSLELLAAFPVDLELFSGYRSLAVIAGTVKGDPSEALKALEDSEVFVSFKKKEGGTVAVFVRAEDESKASSILSEYGFAEIAVPEGEGPVSEALVVTNENLTDLAAKLDSVEKEVEALQMKHKAFLRASDEELTIEIEKGEVPLRIATGEYTYIMDAWVPTKKLQAVSAELESRLGNDIHVEFEETRGRNLHEEEKAEERFKTAPSKGNNGIIAKEFEYATSLVSTPKYQEIDPSILIMFFLPLFFGFMIGDCGYAIPFIIIGAYGLKVTHHKDWRAIATVLFFGGIWSFVFGFFFFGEALGMHFIGEHGAWAPPVGITWEGLLGISLPDWFSGIMVNGHGVSKLGDQVVMLLKLTIYVGIIHIMIGYICGYMNIRRQHSSKHAFLEKGGWIIQFIGMVVLCYALTQWLFSSVDMEGLVLYLLITGVALLVVGVALNIKMEGAQAILELPGILGMILSYARLAAIGMSKAGMAMAFNYIVFGLLMGMTHAVVWPSAYILIPCLLFLGFLHFVVWTLGILSAGLHALRLQFVELMTKFYEGGGTEYEPLKIKRIKTFLTKAETNREV
- a CDS encoding ATPase, encoding MALEGDAAGYAAIGAGLAVGLSGIGSGMGEKDAAAAAIGAITEDKGMFGRAMIFVIIPETIVIFGLVIAIIALFAL
- a CDS encoding V-type ATP synthase subunit E family protein encodes the protein MALDNVMKEITASAELRAGEIDSQARAEVKAILAEAEAVISDMKEKEDKKLKEEIERLKRQELSSAELESKKIVLSKKKEILAEAFETMLADLEAAPRDVKLEQYKRMVDSAKTVIDKPRAVISPKDDFTAKDLGVKSVKTDPKVRAGMILQSEDDTVEVDMQYETILQTIWDSEIKALSDILFG
- the ahaC gene encoding ATP synthase A1 subunit C, with translation MFGRNRSKGNYAYTSARVKAKKSLLMKEEDYDKMLMMTVPEISRYISETGYSKEMTDLAGRMSGLDLLEHATHLNMAKVFRSILSTSTGELYSMVSAYLDKWDVWNLKVILRGKSYGLDADGIREDLVPAGRVGAESLEKLISIDNVDDIVSNFGKMAHVNIPAEVLSAYKASGNLGEIEDFLDIIHYERLIRSIDPLSRPSYIFLTYIREQVDIKNFETILKLKAEGIYGEQVMKYIIPRGRRIDERLLALLANAETIDSMMSELSQLEFGEEIRGALEASNIRDAVLTLKRYEMKKAKKFSHLYPLSVTPVIDYMINKENEVRNIRIIARGTQSGLNRETIKGLLVI
- a CDS encoding V-type ATP synthase subunit F, yielding MEIAVVGSEEFVLGFRLAGLRRVFVADESNYQNVIGAAMSDADIGILAVDAEDLNYLPHNVRSKVLDSIRPVVVPVGGDESDLREKVKRAIGVDLYKTEDE
- a CDS encoding V-type ATP synthase subunit A, translated to MSTKGVIYRVAGPVVTATGITPKMYDVVQVGNEGLMGEVIKIVGDYSIIQVYEDTSGVKPGEPVTNTGLPLVAELGPGLLTSVYDGIQRPLPVLRDKMGDYIFRGVSAPGLEREKKWEFKPTVKNGEEVEAGQVIGTVMEGPMLHKIMVPPTFRKGKVSDISAGKYTVEDVVAKVDGQDVCLMQKWPVRVSRPVKEKLQPDIPLVTGLRVLDTMFPLAKGGAAAIPGAFGTGKTVTQQSLAKYSNAEIVVYIGCGERGNEMTEVLTEFPELVDPTTGESLMNRTVLIANTSNMPVAAREASVYTGITIAEYFRDMGYDVSLMADSTSRWAEAMREISSRLEEMPGEEGYPAYLAGRLSEFYERACRAKALGGETGSISVIGAVSPPGGDLSEPVTQNTLRIVRVFWALDTKLRERRHFPTINWLTSYSMYDKQLSSWYKQNVAENFPDLKAWAMQVLQKESELQEIVQMVGSDSLPDEQKMTLEVARMIREIYLQQNAYHPVDAYCPISRQYTMMTLIKKYSDLAANALASGVQVDKIAYLPVRQRFNQAKYEENVDAELEAVSKDMEEQFEGLRA
- a CDS encoding V-type ATP synthase subunit B, which produces MSKAKVSKEYKTVSQIAGPLVFVKKTEPVGYQEMVSVRLSDGSMKRGQVLDTSDEIVVVQIFEGTSGIDRQASVRFLGDTMKMPVSKEMLGRVLSGAGEPLDGGARIVPDKELDIVGAAINPWARDSPADFIQTGISTIDGMNTLVRGQKLPIFSGAGLPHNEIALQIARQAKVLGENEEFAVVFIALGITNEEKQMFMKEFERTGALKSAVVFLNLADDPAVERIVTPRLGLTTAEYMAFELGMQVLVIMTDITNYCEALRQVGAAREEVPGRRGYPGYMYTDLAQLYERAGRIKEKKGSITQIPILSMPGDDITHPIPDLSGYITEGQIVLSRELHRNGIYPPVNVSSSLSRLMNSGVGKGKTRDDHKAVSDQLYASYAEGKDLRGLVAIVGKDSLSAKDRKFLDFADIFEDRVVRQGLDEDRSIERTLEIAWEIMRELDVDQLTRIDRKYIEQYLKK
- a CDS encoding V-type ATP synthase subunit D; translation: MGSQDITPTRSVLLDLKKKIKLSESGYKIMKMKRDGLIIEFFEVLEKAKKMRKGVSSDYEAAMEKITIARAVEGEIAVKSAAYALKTEPQVKLGSKSIMGMMVPKVEATSIRTKMTEKGYGVVETSAYIEEAAMAFEKLLDTLVRAAEVETTMKKLLDEIEKTKRRVNALEFKIIPELKESERFVKFRLEEMERENTTRLKHLKKKGEAAE